One window of the Micropterus dolomieu isolate WLL.071019.BEF.003 ecotype Adirondacks linkage group LG08, ASM2129224v1, whole genome shotgun sequence genome contains the following:
- the fkbp1ab gene encoding FKBP prolyl isomerase 1Ab produces the protein MGVEIETITPGDGRTFPKKGQTCVVHYVGSLTDGRKFDSSRDRDKPFRFKIGKQEVIRGWEEGVVQMSVGQRAKLTCSPDYAYGNKGHPGIIPPNATLIFDVELLGLE, from the exons ATGGGAGTCGAAATCGAGACTATAACCCCGGGCGACG GAAGGACTTTCCCCAAAAAAGGACAGACGTGTGTGGTGCATTATGTTG GCTCCCTGACAGACGGACGCAAGTTTGACTCATCTCGTGATAGGGACAAGCCTTTCAGGTTCAAGATCGGCAAGCAGGAAGTGATCCGAGGCTGGGAAGAGGGTGTAGTGCAG ATGAGTGTCGGACAAAGGGCCAAGCTGACCTGCTCACCTGACTACGCTTATGGAAACAAAGGCCACCCAGGCATCATTCCTCCTAACGCCACCCTCATCTTCGACGTTGAGCTGCTTGGTCTGGAATGA